Genomic window (Aethina tumida isolate Nest 87 chromosome 4, icAetTumi1.1, whole genome shotgun sequence):
gattataataatatttattgttaatacaatatttaatatttttaacctctgtgttaaaaattttaattaagagcaTTCTTCTAATTTGAATGGTATATATTCCTCTTGTCGAATTAAATTGCATCAAAACGATACAAGCGATTCTTattctcaataaattaaataatctcaatacaattttttcaagtCAATTTCGAATgtgaaacataaattttataaagaacaaAGAGAACAGAAATGATATTcagtgaataaaaaatttccgTAGCGGAATGACATTTTAACCACGTTGATAAAATAGAGAAgaagaaaatgttatttgatatAGTATAACAGTAAAAATTCCAAGAAGAGGCTGatggaaaatttatattgtctaataataaattcttattgtagtatttttcaatgataaattaatttaaactttactaATAGGTCTTCTCAATTTTCGTTGtcagtttatttcattttattgatgtttttgtaaggttttacatttataaaaattttccaatatgcaatattttaaattttaatgataaaaaataacaaataaattttaaaaatattatgttttatttacattttagtaaatctgaatatgttgaaacattacaattaaaattttgtcattttaaatactaaaagttgttaatattttataaatatatattaagaaaatccATATACTTTTGAAtgtaaagaataatataaattcagaacAAAGTTTATGTAGtccaataaattcattttaattaatttttaattttattttgtcttatattatatatttaatcatcaTCATTTAATCATCTCATTTTATATCAACACGTGTTTATCACCTGTAGAATTACGTTATTGCCCGAAATAGGAACATTTACTTTAATCAATACTCTTATTAACCCTCAGCGTAAACCCACTTCAGAAAATAGTACCTCATTTGTTACTCCCAGAAAGAAAAGCATAAAATTCGTGTGTCGAACTGGAATTTCGCCCACGCTGATTAATGGTCTACACTGtatttttataggtttttacaaaataacatGTCCAGTTTATTTGGGTGACTGAAACTACAAGGAATTTTCgtgtagatttttaaatttccactTAAAATGTGCAAATTTGGACAACGGAATTTTCTTTGAATGTACtaattaaatcgattattcTAGTGGTCTATTTTCCGTTGGGTGATTCGTTCCATATATATTTGTGAATTGTGAGTGACATGAATGAGTTAAAGTTAATAACGCAGacacaaatttgattttataaaacaattgtttttctaattaaaattttaaaacaatatagttGGAATATATCAATCATCTATCATCATATCAAGTATTGAATCtcctgtattttaaaattttttaattataaatataaatacgaaAATAGATCTTTAATTTGGCTCGTATTGTAATACTGAAACAATGTTAATatcttgaataaaatttttgatgagaacttttatataatatttatatataaatgaaaagtgAAATGGTTTGTAAATGAGGAATGATTCATTCATaaaggtatttatttttaatagaattaaaatattttaagctataattaaataaaattaattacagattttttgattttccatttgataaattaaattatgatttttctctcaaaaaaaaaaaaaataaaataaataatttcgatACTAGTATTGAATATCATtagtaaaaacaatttcgaatgtgaaatgtaaattttataaataaatgtacaattttattttttaaccatattgtaaagtagaaaacagaaaaatgttatttcaaatgttttaataaaaaaattacaatattggggtcaattatatttttctttttataaattaattttattaatagactcaaattttattgacaatatatatttaataaaaaatattattatcattatcaaatattaatatttaataaaataataaatatatttaaaaaatattaattgtaaattgtattttatttactttttagtaaACCTATCAAATcaaatcttcaaaattttatgtaattttaaataccaaattatttttagtttagttttataaacataaaagaaGGATTTTCATGCActgttaattgttaaaactaatataaagtcaatagaaaatttatgtttgtcatataaattttattctttaatctGATAAAACACTTACCTCGTCTAGACATAATCACAATAGAAATAGATTCTGGTAGGCAACCACCTGCTGCTAAAAATGTAAGTCCCAAAACTGCATCTGGTATATTAAATACACGccctaaacaaaaaaattacaaaattagcaACTCATTTAaactatgtaataaataaggaTGTAAATTTCTTTACTAGTATAACTCTGGATacattttttcctttattcATATATACTTGATGTCAAAATAAGagggtaaatataaaataaaaatatcttaggaAATCAGtacttgaaaatttgaaagtatatatacaatgatttttcttttcaaatcaaccaaacattgtaatttaatataaattttactatataattACGTTAAATGATATATATCATTTATTCGACAGCTTCGTATTGTTTCCAACAgtctatataatatatttacaacagattatatataatttaatttatttaaattgacataaaattaaattttaagaaaccaCGTCCCTATAGAAATCAATCAAGGACAATGTATAAAGAGCTTCACATTTTATCACGGACTAAGatctaaatcaatattttagaagTTTATAAGTACGTAACGGAGAAAGAACTAAGCCGATAAATTATCGCAACAGCTTACAATGAATTATTCCTTTATGTAATTACCGTATTTTACCTTTCGTTCATTTGTTCtcgactaattaatttatcacacAAAAAATTAGTCGATAATTTAAACTCACCAATTAATGTTATCATCCAAGATACCAGGTACGAGTTTGCTCCGATACAAATGATGCACAGAATGAATGTGATTGGAAAAAGTCTCGGATGTTTTTCAGGGTCTGGCATGATGGAGCCCAGTAAAAACTTAATTGGCCACACGTAGTAgaagaatattttctttaaaatcgaACCCTCAGGCAAGTCAAACAGTCCAGAAcctaattgaatataaatcattaatatgaataatatatttattaaggacATGTAATTACTTTCTTCCTTTTCAACTTCAACTTTCTTGGGTTCCTCGCTCATTTCGGTGCTTATTCTAATTTCTTCGTTGTATCTGTGTGAGAttactgatatttttattggttcGTCTCTGGGCCACTTTGTTGTGTAGTTTTCTACTGAGTAAGCTTTATCTTCTccttttactttgtttttaaaaaattctgttaTCCTATTGTTGTTGAATAATACAACGCAGTACATGAAGTAGAGAATAAACAGGGTCAGACCTTCATACCAGTCCACTCTGTTGTTCCACGTTATTGATACCAAGAGTGTGACCGATAAAATGTATATGATAACATCTCTAGTTAAAGGCCATCCGTCTATTTTGATGggctataaataattaaaattaaatgaattacaaagaaaataaGGAAGCGAACTTAAGTTGAACCAACATTTGTATAAATTCTATCGTAGACGCgaaaacaaatttagaaaataaaacttttatttattgacttaTTTCGTTGACATGaccagaaaaatattaacacgcttcatataattcaattgtattttgtttgttttcacAATATCGTTGGctttatataattgaaaatacaaacgaataatataattttgttgtcgTTAGAATTCACAGTTGTATAATTcgatataaaattgttgaaaacaattaaaaaattcacaaaagCACAAAGcgataaatgttttattataaatattatggaaTGGGTCACtttgtgttattattaaatattttaatgtatttttcattaaattaaatattttcagctgatattcattttaatttgaacgcatttaaaaataaaatttcaaaattgttaaatcagacaaaataaaaaaaataatgtgtatatgactataatatttagataaatttactcgatttatgttttatcaaacaataaattgtaaatcatAAACATTTACAGACTAGTTTTACTAGTAAACATTTGTTATGAAATAACCAAcatgttttattacatttttaactgtatatttataaagcatCGATGTTATTCATTATGTGCCACgattaaaagattttactCACTTTAGAAGCTGCAAGTCCTCCCAGTGCAGCGACACCTAATGTGTTAAACATCGATGATCCTACAATGGTGCCAATACCCAAATCAGATTGGGTTACAAAGGTACTGATAACGTTTGTAAAGAGTTCGGGGCAAGATGTTGCTGTCGACATAAATGTTGCGGCGGCCACATCCTGAAAGCAAAGaaagattgatttatttaagggTTTCTTGAAGCTTTCTATTGTAATCTTTATCACACACCGAATAAATTTTCGAGAAGGAATATTAATCACGGAAAGCTTTACTTActgtaaatttcaattttttaaattcatatgatcaattattatattactttaattatagatttttaaaaatttattattttgttgttaaaaaatgataaatcacGAATGTAAGATTTTGGAAATACTGCCAAAAAGCTCAAAAAGAGACTTTTATTTTAGCATACTTTTCCTGCATCACATATCAAATCAACTTTCattcaagaatattaattacagaGAAGTTTTACTTATGTACCTTTTTAAATACAGattgacaatttttactatttacaggtcctgaatttttatattcaaaattgtctttatttttataatttcattgttaaagtaatgtcaaaaaacgattagttatataattttggaaatatcGATTACCAGAAAAGTACCAGAAAATGTGTATTAcagattatataaattttcatcaaaGAACATTAATTACAGAAAAGCTTTACTTacctatatttaaattcttttgaaatacacattaacaatttttaattttttaaagtactgaattttaatattcaaaattctcttttttatataattcattgttaaaaaattgttaaaaatgactatgaaattttagaaatagtaTTCATGtataaattcacaaataaGAGCTTCTTTTTTCGTTTTTCAGTGTATATATTGAGAAacgaaaaaagtttttatttgtgaaaagcttgaaatttcttattattatctgtaccattaaataaattttcatcaaagaacattagatataaaaaagctttatttacttttattttatttttaaagtatattgacaatttctatattttttcagatattGATCTTTCATATCCACAATTTTCTTTGATTGTATAATGtcgttgttaaaaaaatgtagaaagaGCTCTCTCGAATTTTGGAAATGCTGATTATCAAAGTTGCCAAAATACAAAggcaatacatttattttagaatacttttaaatttcttactaTTATCTATATCACAGGTCAAATAAACTTTCATAAAAGAACATTAATTAGAGAAAAGCTTtacttatacatatatattatacagattcataatttttaaattttttcaggtactgatatttcaaattcaaaattttccttgtttatataatttggaaGGTTAaaagaaatgaatgaaaaaagactataaaattttggaaatattgattactaaaattatcaaaaaaaagaaagagacttttatttttgactaccttgaaattttttactttactcTATatgataaatcaaataaattttcacgAAAAATCATTGAATACAGAAAAgcttatgtataattaaattctttacatattgaaaaatttttatattttttctactaCTTATCTCCCATATTCAAAATTctctgtttctataattctgtagttaaaaaaaatgataaaaagttgctatcaaattttagaaatactaattattaaagttatcaaaAAAGGAAGAAAGATGCTTTCATTTTgtcatattataattttttattaatttatattattaattatattatttcttcaggtataaattttccatattaaaaaaacatgttgaaataaaaattatcaaagcagcaaaaaaaaaacgaaaaaaatgacttaaatttgattgaaattttttgtttcaaagataaaataaatttgaaaaaatttatgtatttgcaAATTACATTTGTgacatataaattaagaatgaaacaaaaaatgttaccTACTCATAAATCTTACTTTGGATAAATTGAGCTCCTCGCAAATCAACTCCACACACGGTATGAAGTAGTTCTCACAGATGATGGCCAGAAAGGTAAAACAATAGATACCTATTAGAAAGAAAAGGATAAAACCACCATCTCGTTGGACGTCGTCGGAAAAGAAATAAGGAAAATCGTCCGATGAACCGGTGCATTCCGAAATGTTTTGGGTCTTGGCGTTCGGTCTCGCAAACGGAATGAATCTCCTGTGTCTAATATTCTCTTGTATTGGCAAAGGAGTTTTTGTCACAGCCGTTTGATTCACCAACGTGCTATTGTTTCCCGGATTTATACTTGgatctaaataaacaaatgtgaCATCAGTTAATGGTTctacttaattataaacatggtAAAGGCGAATCTAATGTACAAGAAGTTAAAGGAATGTAACTTATTAATTGGTTTAAGTTTGCAACTTTTGTTAATCAACCAGTTTAATGTTTCGCCTTCAGAAATTGCTTTACATTCTGTAAAGTTTTAAGCACAGATGCAAATTTATGCAACGTTTAAGCAGAAATTTTATGTGATGCTATTACACTGTATAATCTTGAATAACTGCCATTATGCccacttttaatttacatacaaattaggtttaaattgttcatattttatataaaactttgttTTGTTCTCATTTTAATGTGAAACTAATcctaatactaatttaatttcattgcaAGAAGGAAAGGaaactaatataaattctttttaatttattatttcgttatctatttctactgtaaaattaaagtattagatctaaatcattaaataaacgaattttaatgtattgtactcttaatttaaattttagaaaacgatgaacatgaatattttaataaaaaggtaatattaag
Coding sequences:
- the LOC109605056 gene encoding sodium/potassium/calcium exchanger 3-like, which codes for MNRVFIAVFIVCVSVPVELLESDPSINPGNNSTLVNQTAVTKTPLPIQENIRHRRFIPFARPNAKTQNISECTGSSDDFPYFFSDDVQRDGGFILFFLIGIYCFTFLAIICENYFIPCVELICEELNLSKDVAAATFMSTATSCPELFTNVISTFVTQSDLGIGTIVGSSMFNTLGVAALGGLAASKPIKIDGWPLTRDVIIYILSVTLLVSITWNNRVDWYEGLTLFILYFMYCVVLFNNNRITEFFKNKVKGEDKAYSVENYTTKWPRDEPIKISVISHRYNEEIRISTEMSEEPKKVEVEKEESSGLFDLPEGSILKKIFFYYVWPIKFLLGSIMPDPEKHPRLFPITFILCIICIGANSYLVSWMITLIGRVFNIPDAVLGLTFLAAGGCLPESISIVIMSRRGEGAMGVSNSMGANTMNILLSLGFPWFFKAILKGTGPDAYVEIESGSIQYTILALIAVSIILYATLYFNKFHMSKKTGIILLLVYIVCAILATLSEMVFFNTTAPCS